One Vallitalea longa DNA segment encodes these proteins:
- a CDS encoding D-alanyl-D-alanine carboxypeptidase family protein: MKKITSIVAYIFIVIIIFSSNMVSAKESNKEPEKLYAYSALLMDKKTGRVLWEKKGFEERAMASTTKIMTCIMALESCELDEIVEVSEKASKAPKVKLYIRPGEQYYLGDLLHALMLVSSNDVAIAVAEHVAGSTEKFCKLMTAKAKEIGAINTCYITPNGLDAEGHHTTAYDLALVTRYALNNEMFNKIINTPSKSFCEIKEGRNFNINNKNSFLNMYDGANGVKTGFTSKAGYCFVGSAKQEDLELISVVLASGWPNNKTYKWSDTKKIMNYGFDNFETRTVLTSNKHVCQIGVDKGIIKDIDVLTSDNVEITLSDDETVDILYNVEPNLIAPIEIGQNVGEAAIYVDGKFYYSVPLISNTEVEKITYKYIFNKVLDKFLLFSN; encoded by the coding sequence ATGAAGAAGATAACTAGCATAGTAGCATACATATTTATAGTTATTATAATATTCTCCAGTAATATGGTTTCAGCTAAAGAATCTAATAAAGAACCTGAAAAGTTATATGCTTATTCAGCTCTATTAATGGATAAAAAAACTGGAAGGGTATTATGGGAGAAAAAAGGTTTTGAAGAGAGAGCTATGGCAAGTACAACTAAGATTATGACTTGCATAATGGCTCTTGAGTCATGTGAACTTGATGAAATAGTAGAAGTGAGTGAAAAGGCTTCAAAAGCTCCAAAAGTAAAATTGTACATAAGGCCAGGGGAACAATACTATCTAGGAGATTTATTACATGCCCTAATGCTAGTATCGTCCAATGATGTGGCAATAGCAGTAGCTGAACATGTAGCCGGTTCTACAGAAAAATTTTGTAAATTAATGACTGCTAAAGCCAAAGAAATAGGGGCAATAAATACTTGTTATATAACACCAAATGGTCTTGATGCTGAAGGGCATCATACCACAGCATATGACTTGGCGCTAGTAACAAGATATGCACTTAATAATGAGATGTTTAATAAAATTATCAATACACCTTCAAAAAGTTTTTGTGAAATCAAAGAAGGCAGAAATTTTAACATAAATAATAAAAATTCTTTTTTGAACATGTATGATGGAGCTAATGGTGTAAAAACAGGTTTTACTTCCAAAGCAGGTTATTGTTTTGTGGGCTCTGCTAAACAAGAGGATCTAGAACTGATATCAGTAGTTTTAGCTTCTGGATGGCCTAATAACAAAACTTACAAATGGAGTGATACTAAAAAAATCATGAATTATGGATTTGACAATTTTGAAACTAGAACAGTATTGACTAGTAATAAACACGTTTGTCAGATTGGTGTTGATAAAGGAATTATTAAGGATATAGATGTATTGACATCAGATAATGTAGAAATAACATTGTCAGATGATGAAACAGTTGATATATTATATAATGTTGAACCTAATCTAATAGCACCTATAGAAATTGGGCAAAATGTAGGAGAGGCAGCAATATATGTAGATGGTAAATTTTATTATAGTGTACCATTAATATCTAATACAGAAGTTGAAAAGATTACATATAAATATATATTTAATAAAGTACTAGATAAATTTTTGCTATTCTCAAATTGA
- the scpB gene encoding SMC-Scp complex subunit ScpB yields the protein MQLSKIEAIIESILFTMGEAVELDKIAEVIEQDKRTTKKIMNNLIDKYDSPDRGITIIKIDNAYQMCSKTQYYDYIRKINNKAKNYVLTDVLLETLSIIAYKQPITKAEVEKIRGVSSAHCINKLIEYNLVCEKGRMDAPGRPIIFGTTQDFLRNFGFQSINELPLIEEEKLSSIQTEVQEEVKKELESDN from the coding sequence ATGCAGTTGAGCAAAATAGAGGCAATTATTGAATCCATATTATTTACTATGGGAGAAGCTGTAGAACTTGATAAAATTGCTGAAGTCATTGAACAAGACAAAAGAACAACTAAAAAAATAATGAATAACCTTATAGATAAATATGATAGTCCAGATAGAGGAATTACAATCATCAAGATTGATAATGCATATCAGATGTGTAGTAAAACACAATATTATGACTATATCAGAAAGATCAATAACAAAGCAAAGAATTATGTATTGACAGATGTACTTCTTGAAACATTATCCATAATTGCATATAAACAACCTATTACTAAAGCTGAAGTGGAGAAAATAAGAGGTGTAAGTTCAGCTCATTGTATAAATAAACTTATAGAATATAATTTGGTATGTGAAAAAGGTAGAATGGATGCACCTGGTAGACCTATAATTTTTGGAACTACGCAAGATTTTTTAAGAAATTTTGGTTTTCAGTCAATAAATGAGCTACCTTTGATAGAAGAAGAAAAACTTTCATCAATACAAACAGAAGTACAAGAAGAAGTAAAAAAAGAATTAGAATCAGATAATTAG
- a CDS encoding pseudouridine synthase — protein sequence MEVRLQKYLADAGIASRRKCENLILEGKVSVNGRQVKELGIKVNADKDTVKYNGKIVKNKKSFIYIMLNKPTGYITSVSDEKARKTVMDLVDIKTRIYPIGRLDYNTSGLLLLTNDGDLTYRLTHPKHEVDKKYIAVVKGVPSEDNLNKLRKGTDIGEYKISTSKIRILEKIKDKTKLQVIIHEGKNRQVRKMFEYIGCPVLKLKRVAVGKLQIEDLPQGRYRHLNNDEINYLKNL from the coding sequence ATGGAAGTAAGATTACAAAAGTATTTAGCCGATGCAGGTATAGCTTCTAGAAGGAAATGTGAAAATCTAATTCTAGAAGGAAAAGTTTCGGTAAATGGTAGACAAGTAAAAGAATTGGGAATTAAGGTTAATGCAGATAAAGATACAGTAAAATATAATGGAAAAATTGTTAAAAATAAAAAAAGTTTTATTTATATTATGTTAAATAAACCAACAGGTTATATAACCAGTGTTTCAGATGAAAAAGCAAGAAAAACGGTAATGGATCTTGTTGATATCAAAACTAGAATTTATCCTATTGGAAGACTAGATTATAATACAAGCGGGTTATTGTTACTTACTAATGATGGAGATTTGACTTATAGATTAACTCATCCTAAACATGAAGTGGATAAAAAATATATCGCAGTCGTAAAAGGTGTACCTTCTGAAGATAACCTTAATAAATTAAGGAAAGGTACTGATATTGGAGAATATAAAATATCAACATCTAAAATTCGTATATTAGAGAAAATTAAAGACAAAACCAAATTACAAGTTATAATTCATGAAGGTAAGAATAGACAAGTACGAAAAATGTTTGAATATATTGGATGCCCTGTTTTAAAACTAAAAAGGGTAGCAGTAGGAAAACTACAAATCGAAGACTTACCACAGGGCAGATACAGACATCTAAATAATGATGAAATTAATTATTTAAAAAATCTATAA
- a CDS encoding tRNA (mnm(5)s(2)U34)-methyltransferase — MFETRITDTVQGIVKDYIDKGDTVIDATIGNGNDTAFLAENVGDNGKVIGFDVQQLAIRTTKEKLNERNLLNRVTLIEDSHENVKNYVDSPIKVAMFNLGYLPKGDKKIITKPESTIKAINDILELLKSNGVVSIISYYGHEGGLLEKNKVCEYLGALSNKKFDVISIAYENRKMNAPIIYLIRKK; from the coding sequence ATGTTTGAGACAAGAATAACAGATACAGTACAAGGAATAGTAAAAGATTATATTGATAAAGGCGATACAGTTATAGATGCAACAATTGGTAACGGTAATGATACTGCATTTTTAGCTGAAAATGTGGGTGACAATGGTAAGGTAATTGGATTTGATGTTCAACAGCTTGCAATAAGAACGACTAAAGAAAAATTAAATGAAAGAAATTTATTAAATAGGGTAACACTAATAGAAGACTCACATGAAAATGTCAAGAATTATGTTGATAGTCCAATTAAAGTTGCTATGTTTAATTTAGGATATCTTCCAAAAGGAGATAAAAAGATAATTACAAAACCTGAGTCTACTATAAAAGCAATAAATGATATTCTTGAATTATTAAAAAGTAATGGTGTAGTATCTATTATCTCATACTATGGGCATGAAGGTGGATTATTGGAAAAAAATAAAGTATGTGAATATCTGGGAGCGCTAAGTAATAAGAAATTTGATGTAATATCAATTGCTTATGAAAATAGAAAAATGAATGCACCTATCATCTATTTAATAAGGAAAAAATAA